From a region of the Paenibacillus sp. R14(2021) genome:
- a CDS encoding glycosyltransferase family 4 protein has product MKIVIVNSLYTPHIIGGAEISTQILAETLTAAAEVHVLTVGPQNRAAGIECEMINGVTVHRLPYNNLYWIGEGKDAGTLKKTGRRLIDLYNPAQIRTVRKLLDRIDPDLIHTQNLSGFGAAIWTAAKASVPIVHTLRDYSLLSPVSSPIANPMLSRMYQWSSLGVSKRVSAVVGISSHILNRHTSVGLFPSAARLVIPNVVDGDIVGAPKEFDRKPLRIGYFGRIEPEKGVRELVEAVRSLPREMVEQVVVCGEGGMRQKLVELCGKDDRFQFTGKVTPKEARSFMAKADVTFVPSIWEEPFGRVIIESYQVGTPVYASAVGGIPDAVWNPADFLFKPGSADAIKEKITAFHGLPGEEKRRIQAQCLKHCSGFTKGSLLDKHLDLYASITKSGSPAYALAAVNGRS; this is encoded by the coding sequence ATGAAAATCGTTATCGTAAACAGTCTTTATACGCCGCATATTATTGGCGGCGCTGAAATTTCAACGCAGATCTTGGCGGAAACGCTCACCGCGGCAGCCGAAGTCCATGTACTGACGGTCGGTCCGCAGAACCGCGCGGCCGGCATCGAGTGCGAGATGATCAACGGAGTGACCGTGCACCGGCTGCCGTACAACAATCTGTACTGGATCGGCGAGGGGAAGGATGCCGGGACGCTGAAGAAAACGGGCCGCAGACTCATTGATCTGTACAATCCCGCGCAGATTCGGACCGTTCGCAAGCTTCTCGACCGGATCGATCCGGATTTGATACATACCCAAAATTTATCCGGGTTCGGCGCTGCGATCTGGACGGCGGCGAAAGCGAGCGTGCCGATCGTGCATACGCTTCGGGACTATTCGCTCCTCTCGCCGGTCAGCTCGCCGATCGCGAACCCGATGCTGTCGCGCATGTACCAATGGAGTTCACTTGGCGTCAGTAAGAGGGTATCGGCGGTCGTCGGGATCTCCTCGCATATCCTGAACCGCCATACGAGCGTCGGGTTGTTCCCGAGCGCGGCCAGGCTGGTCATTCCGAACGTCGTGGACGGCGATATCGTCGGCGCGCCGAAGGAATTCGACCGCAAGCCGCTTCGCATCGGCTATTTCGGAAGAATTGAGCCCGAGAAAGGCGTCCGCGAGCTAGTCGAAGCGGTACGCTCCCTCCCTCGCGAGATGGTGGAGCAAGTCGTCGTCTGCGGAGAAGGGGGCATGCGGCAAAAGCTGGTGGAGCTTTGCGGCAAGGACGACCGCTTCCAGTTTACCGGCAAGGTCACGCCGAAGGAAGCGCGGAGCTTCATGGCGAAGGCCGACGTCACGTTTGTTCCTTCCATCTGGGAGGAGCCGTTCGGCCGGGTCATCATCGAATCGTATCAAGTCGGCACGCCGGTCTACGCATCGGCCGTCGGAGGCATACCGGACGCCGTATGGAACCCGGCCGACTTCTTGTTCAAGCCGGGGAGCGCGGACGCGATCAAGGAGAAAATAACGGCGTTCCACGGCTTGCCCGGCGAAGAGAAGAGGCGCATCCAAGCGCAGTGCCTGAAGCATTGCAGCGGGTTTACGAAGGGATCGCTGCTGGATAAGCACCTCGATCTCTATGCGAGCATCACGAAATCGGGCAGCCCCGCATACGCCTTAGCCGCCGTGAACGGGAGGTCGTGA
- a CDS encoding O-antigen ligase family protein, which yields MVRNLIIGLFLFSIAVLSYDSLPYFHFSVYRPLSMFSMFASSFLLLFTGYRFKTGDYFLLAFAMYSIGHSLVVSIGYEDVGSSFKHVITVLFGISMYRTSVYIAQQTKEDPALIGWIAKSVLVAFVLPIAAGFIQLLDALFVHSGFSGAFTGLFSEKVYRGRIQMLSGEPSWAAIHMLSGGLLMLFLHKRGYRWQLQLLIGTAVLMVLSFSAYAYSVLLTALLIYVLITKKNRGKMMLLLGVCVAVVAIGVPFLLEALHVSGYFTDRFQFNFSHMVKADNSFFIRVFFPAIGFLEFAQHPIFGVGGGFYYRDFAGLLLKHFSDGLVFTEVSDLVFNRPEMATSRNLLAKVFAEEGMVGAILLIGFMASVLRSAGANPYAKFAFALCVSLVMNFDSYSFVNFWLLIGFIRGGFFDVVPAVREVGMEIQSMKGMKRIA from the coding sequence ATGGTTCGCAACCTCATTATTGGGCTGTTTCTTTTCTCGATCGCGGTCCTCTCTTATGATAGCTTGCCGTATTTCCACTTCTCGGTCTATCGTCCGCTTTCGATGTTTTCGATGTTCGCTTCCTCGTTTTTGCTGTTGTTTACAGGCTACCGGTTCAAAACCGGCGATTATTTTCTACTAGCCTTCGCGATGTACAGCATCGGGCATTCCTTGGTCGTATCCATTGGCTACGAGGATGTGGGCAGCAGCTTCAAGCACGTGATTACGGTGCTTTTCGGGATATCTATGTACCGAACGTCGGTTTATATTGCACAGCAGACGAAGGAAGATCCCGCCTTGATCGGCTGGATCGCGAAAAGCGTGTTGGTCGCCTTCGTTCTGCCGATCGCGGCCGGCTTTATACAATTGCTGGACGCGCTGTTCGTCCACAGCGGATTTTCCGGAGCCTTCACCGGGTTGTTCTCGGAGAAGGTATACCGCGGAAGGATTCAGATGCTTTCGGGGGAGCCGTCATGGGCCGCCATCCATATGCTGAGCGGCGGGCTGCTGATGCTGTTCCTTCACAAACGGGGCTACCGCTGGCAATTGCAGCTCTTGATCGGTACCGCGGTGCTCATGGTGCTGTCGTTCTCGGCCTACGCCTATAGCGTTCTGCTGACCGCGCTGCTCATCTACGTACTCATCACGAAGAAGAACCGCGGGAAAATGATGCTCCTGCTCGGCGTATGCGTCGCCGTCGTCGCGATCGGCGTTCCGTTCCTGCTTGAAGCGCTGCATGTCAGCGGCTATTTCACGGATCGCTTTCAATTTAATTTCAGCCATATGGTCAAAGCGGACAATTCGTTTTTCATCCGCGTCTTTTTCCCGGCTATCGGGTTCCTCGAATTCGCCCAACACCCGATATTCGGCGTCGGAGGCGGCTTCTATTACAGGGACTTTGCAGGGCTCCTGCTCAAGCATTTCAGCGATGGGCTGGTATTCACGGAAGTATCCGATCTCGTATTCAACCGTCCGGAAATGGCGACATCGCGGAACTTGCTGGCAAAGGTATTCGCCGAGGAAGGAATGGTCGGCGCTATTCTGCTTATCGGATTCATGGCCTCGGTCTTGCGAAGCGCCGGCGCGAATCCGTACGCGAAATTCGCTTTTGCGCTGTGCGTTTCGCTCGTCATGAATTTCGATTCCTATTCCTTCGTGAACTTTTGGCTGTTAATCGGGTTCATCCGCGGCGGTTTCTTTGATGTGGTGCCGGCCGTGCGGGAGGTTGGAATGGAGATTCAGAGCATGAAGGGAATGAAACGGATCGCATGA
- a CDS encoding glycosyltransferase family 4 protein codes for MGNPTVYMWPKQSPHNKYSELLTRSIERNGLRVEHYDQKAALKPRRGDIVHLHWPSNSYTASAFPLTIVKSLFFALLLLFYRTRGVRLFWTVHNVWPHDGKTRWDLLMRKYILTVCHQAFVLSESVKGEVAATFGVPASKLVVTPHGHYVDAYARKGTDIRKRFGIAPDRFLFLFIGRINPYKGVDKLVEAFSSLGHDGCELLIAGQVDAGYSLDFVERTGDGRIRIYPQFVDDHELADFLEAANVIVLPYKQITTSGSAILALSHKKPVVAPRLGALGEYVSDGCGILYDPEDPNGLRNALRASMDMDAKETEMHITAKLRELDWGRIAGRMIQVYTGTKRYEVNA; via the coding sequence ATGGGCAATCCGACCGTATACATGTGGCCCAAGCAGAGCCCCCATAACAAATACAGCGAGCTGTTGACACGGTCGATCGAGCGGAACGGACTGCGGGTCGAGCATTACGACCAGAAGGCGGCCCTTAAGCCCCGAAGGGGTGACATCGTGCATCTGCACTGGCCGAGCAATTCCTATACGGCGTCCGCCTTTCCGCTGACGATCGTGAAATCGCTGTTCTTCGCCCTGTTGCTGCTGTTTTACAGAACGAGGGGCGTTCGGCTGTTCTGGACGGTACACAACGTCTGGCCGCATGACGGCAAGACGCGCTGGGACCTGTTGATGCGGAAATATATCTTGACCGTCTGCCACCAGGCCTTCGTCCTGAGCGAATCGGTCAAGGGGGAGGTCGCCGCCACGTTCGGCGTGCCGGCAAGCAAGCTCGTGGTTACGCCGCACGGCCATTATGTGGATGCCTACGCCCGCAAGGGCACGGATATCCGCAAGCGCTTCGGCATCGCCCCGGACCGATTCCTGTTCCTTTTCATCGGCCGGATCAACCCGTACAAAGGGGTCGATAAGCTCGTCGAAGCGTTCTCGTCCCTGGGGCACGACGGCTGCGAGCTGCTCATCGCGGGTCAGGTCGATGCGGGGTATAGCCTCGATTTCGTCGAGCGGACGGGCGACGGCAGGATCCGGATCTATCCGCAGTTTGTGGACGACCACGAGCTTGCCGATTTCCTGGAAGCGGCGAACGTGATCGTGCTTCCTTACAAACAAATCACGACTTCCGGGAGCGCGATTCTCGCGCTGTCCCACAAGAAGCCGGTCGTTGCGCCAAGGCTGGGCGCGCTCGGCGAATACGTATCCGACGGCTGCGGTATCTTGTACGATCCGGAAGATCCGAACGGCTTGCGCAATGCACTCCGCGCGTCCATGGACATGGACGCGAAGGAAACAGAGATGCACATCACGGCAAAGCTCCGGGAATTGGATTGGGGCCGGATAGCCGGCAGAATGATCCAGGTCTATACCGGTACGAAGAGGTACGAGGTGAACGCATGA